The Gemmatimonadales bacterium nucleotide sequence GTTCCGACAGCACTGGAGCGCGTATGTCGATTCTGCAGCTCTCACGCAAGGCGTCGGTCTTCGCGGCCGTCGCCATTCTGGCCGCCATGTTTCAGAAGCCGGCGGCCGCCCAGAGCGGCGTGAACCTCGTCCCCTGGGCAGGAGTCTACGTTCCGACCCGAAACTCCATCTCTCGACTGGGTGCCGACATCTTCCAGCGCGACGTCAGCGTCATCGGCGGTGCGCGTCTGACCTTCTGGGGTACGAGTGCCCTGGGGTTCGAGGCCACGGGTGGATACGCCCCGGCCAAGTTCTCCGGCGAGACCATCAACGAAGGCAACAGCAACCTGCTGGTCGCCAACGCCCGGCTCCTCCTGGCGTTGAGCCCGGTGACCAATCGGGTCGGCTTCTACATCGGTGCGGGTCCGGCCCTGCTCACCCGTGGGCGCAACACCTTCGACGACGACAAGAGCCACACCGATTTCGGCGGAACCGCCGGTGTGGGGTTTCGCTTCGCGCTGGGTGAGAGTGGGAATTCAGCAGTGCGGCTGGACTTCGAGGATTACCTCTACAACGGTGACTTCGGAGGTGGCGACAAGTTCCAGAACGATCTCGTCGGGTCGCTGGGACTCTCGATCGGGCTCGGTGGCTCAGCCAAACAGTAGCGGAGTCTGAGGGGTGCCTGGGCGTCCAAGTGGAGGCCCAGGCAAACCCCGGCTCAGAGCTTGAGATTCACATCGATGTCGATCATGACCGCCGGCGGCACGTCTTCGAAGACGACCCGCCGGTCCACCGTCCGGATGACCATCTTCTCCAGCGGGCCCTTCCCCTTGCCCCGGCCGTGATTGCCGGCCCGGTAGTAGACCACCTGGGTGGCGCCGACCCGCTCGATGCGGACGACGTTGAAGCCCTGGCGGACCAGCACGGTACGGGTGACGTTCACCGCACGGTCGGAGGTGACGGCGTAGTGCTTGTCTTTCCCTTTCCCCTGCGCGTTTGCAGGCGCAGCGGAGAGGACCAGGGCGCCGAGCACGAGTGCCAGGCCGGCGGCGAAGCGGCGGGGATGCATGGATCCTCCTCGGAATCGGTGGCGGGGCGATCGGCCGGGGAGGGGCAAGAAGCGTGCGGAATTCGCCTGCGGCGGGTTACTGCGCCTGGGGTCGTGTGTTAGGACTCAGGGCCGGTGGCGGACTGCCAGGACTTGCAGGAGAGACGGATGGAGAATGCGAGAGGCCGTGGTTCACGTTCCCTTCGTTCACTTCCGCTCCACTTCGGCCACCCACACGTCCGCCTTCCGGTCGACCAGGGGGAAGTAGAACCGTCCCTTCGACACGGAGAGACCGAACCGATGGAGTTGCTGATCCGGAGCGTTGGCATACACCAGTGTCCTCGGCGCCCCGCCGGAGAGGGGAATCGCCCGGATCATGAAGCGCTGGAGGGAATCGTTGTCGCCCCAGTAGATGGTGCGGCTGTCATCGGACCAGGCGGTCCAGTTTCCACCGGAGGCTAGTGCCACGAGGCGCTGCCGGCCGCTCGCGAGCTCCAGCACCCGAATCCCGGAATCACTGGCGAAGGAGATCGATCGCCCGTCCGGTGACCACGCCGATATGGCCACGGGCCCGTGGAACGGAAGAGGCTGTGGGGTACCCCAACTGCCGTCTGGCTTGCGCCGAACTGTCCAGAGCGAAGAGTCGCGATTGAGCTGTTCGTCGAACACCAGCGCCCGTCCGTCCGGCGACCATTGGGGATTCCAGTCGTGCTCCCGGCTCGTGGTCACCTGTACCGCCGGGCCGCCGGAGGAGGGAATCACGAAGATGTCCCGATTGCCGGTGAGGAACGAGTGAAAGGCCACTTCGTTGCCATCCGGTGAGGCCGAAGGGCTGAACTTCGCGCCGGCATCATGGGTGAGTTGCTCCGGTGGGCCCGCCGCCGCGCCGCCGGCCAGCGGCAGCCGCCAGATGTCGGCGTTGCCCTTGAGATCGGACTCGTAATAGAGCCACTTGCCGTCGGCTGATGCCGACGCGGTCTCGATGTCCTGACCGCCGAACGTGAGCTGGGTCGCTTGCGACACCGGCACGGAGTCACGAAGCGGAATCGGCAGACTCCACACGTTGGACGTCTCGCCGTATACGGACCAGGCCAGCCGCTTCCCGTCCGCCGACACGGAGATCCGATCCGGA carries:
- a CDS encoding outer membrane beta-barrel protein, with amino-acid sequence MSILQLSRKASVFAAVAILAAMFQKPAAAQSGVNLVPWAGVYVPTRNSISRLGADIFQRDVSVIGGARLTFWGTSALGFEATGGYAPAKFSGETINEGNSNLLVANARLLLALSPVTNRVGFYIGAGPALLTRGRNTFDDDKSHTDFGGTAGVGFRFALGESGNSAVRLDFEDYLYNGDFGGGDKFQNDLVGSLGLSIGLGGSAKQ